One window from the genome of Cloacibacillus sp. encodes:
- a CDS encoding biopolymer transporter ExbD yields MARRGRNKSADIDITPLIDVLFMLIIFFVLTASFVQGNLKVDLPAGEGAPTDTRGAVILTVSPGDRFQWDGRETTKAELPKLAAALNGRKLLVAGDKDVSYGSVTEALSLLRKSGVPSAGLMLAGEDAK; encoded by the coding sequence ATGGCAAGACGCGGAAGGAATAAAAGCGCGGATATCGACATCACGCCGCTCATCGACGTCCTCTTCATGCTGATAATATTTTTTGTCCTCACCGCCTCCTTCGTGCAGGGCAATCTTAAGGTAGACCTTCCAGCGGGAGAGGGAGCGCCGACAGATACGCGCGGCGCCGTCATTCTCACAGTCTCGCCAGGCGACAGGTTCCAATGGGACGGGCGCGAAACCACAAAGGCCGAACTGCCGAAGCTCGCGGCCGCGCTCAACGGACGCAAGTTGCTCGTAGCTGGCGATAAAGATGTGTCATACGGCAGCGTCACAGAGGCGCTGTCATTACTGCGAAAGTCCGGAGTGCCATCAGCCGGGCTGATGCTTGCGGGAGAAGATGCAAAATGA
- a CDS encoding TonB family protein, which produces MTYTCEAHNRWAAAVVFSIALNAAVLLLIGCCELKAHPEPTPIMTVSLADYRAAASRSPKAAQHGGLKPVSSVVPKSAVPEEKRKRQIQQTDVNRASKKMENSTKDELPVSKAMAAETSAQQVGDEGAPASENAGGVGSEFGGASAAGDGRAAGDDGGGVFELSGLTVLKKVLPDYPLFSRKRKEEGTSVVLAALDNGAVVSAELERSSGFERLDSAALKAVKGWKFHSDGRLRVRIPFAFKIAY; this is translated from the coding sequence ATGACGTATACCTGTGAAGCGCACAACAGATGGGCGGCGGCGGTGGTCTTCAGCATCGCGCTAAACGCGGCGGTACTGCTTCTTATAGGCTGCTGCGAGTTAAAGGCGCACCCAGAGCCCACGCCTATAATGACTGTCAGCCTAGCCGACTATCGAGCCGCGGCCTCGCGTTCACCCAAAGCCGCGCAGCATGGAGGCCTCAAGCCAGTTTCTTCGGTGGTTCCAAAGTCCGCTGTGCCGGAGGAAAAGCGAAAGCGGCAGATTCAGCAGACCGATGTAAATAGAGCGTCAAAGAAGATGGAAAACAGCACGAAAGATGAACTGCCTGTTTCAAAAGCAATGGCTGCTGAAACGTCGGCGCAGCAGGTTGGCGACGAAGGCGCGCCCGCCTCTGAAAACGCAGGCGGGGTCGGTTCGGAGTTTGGCGGCGCGTCTGCCGCAGGCGATGGGCGTGCTGCTGGAGACGACGGCGGCGGTGTTTTTGAGCTAAGTGGGCTTACCGTGCTAAAAAAAGTGCTGCCGGACTATCCTCTTTTTTCGCGCAAGAGAAAGGAGGAGGGAACAAGCGTCGTGCTTGCCGCATTGGATAACGGAGCGGTCGTATCGGCGGAGCTTGAAAGATCCAGCGGATTTGAGCGTCTAGACAGCGCCGCTCTGAAGGCCGTAAAGGGATGGAAATTCCATTCCGACGGACGGCTCCGAGTCCGTATACCGTTTGCGTTTAAAATCGCGTATTAA
- a CDS encoding TonB-dependent receptor produces the protein MSGKLKLFSLFVVLTILFCSAPLSANETKSGDIAEVAGVEVTGSRLADSIADVPSPTYVVTREEIERSGARDVQEALSSVPGVNTLVNAASMAQSKGVSIRGLNTEVLLLVDGIPFMNNNFGVGEQLGSPFDLRSISLTDVERIEVAKGASSAIYGSSAAGGVINVITRGGAEKSSGRVLVEGGNKDWLRGNVRGDLVLSNDLRVSISYTRTQEGDVKMRLADPATGLYDYGTDYKANDYSFRFAKGPWSFVGAVGDYKSKWDYTSTWGAPSTSQDSQKNKYHRFALNYADGKTTGRVYHNQNDKDVYDSSGVTYYTDKTLGATFNRKTEIGTLPFVFGLDWKRIEGDYANHDNPWGDADAYSTKREGWAPYMETSIPIGEAAFDIGLRYEYWNIDNGADAKEFLPRVSLNWANRNGLLYYVTAGRYFSMPSFYQMFGSIPFSLEKNPDLKPEKGWTYDIGLKDDGAKNPWNFGLFYIDMKDKINYSSDPLTWMGKYVNVDEYRGWGFEGKYKWNFHESWSYTQGLSYIHAEQKSGGGEWERADQPRLDLSGVLGFSKDPWKAELMMHYYGDRRISNTNYSDEDIFIVNAAVSWKVERTTLRLACTNIFDKEFFLNNSGYITPERRIVLSASYEF, from the coding sequence ATGTCTGGAAAGTTAAAGTTATTTTCTTTATTCGTAGTTCTTACTATCCTGTTCTGTTCAGCTCCGCTCAGCGCGAACGAAACAAAAAGCGGGGATATTGCCGAGGTCGCCGGAGTAGAGGTGACTGGATCGCGTCTGGCCGACAGCATCGCCGACGTTCCGTCTCCGACTTATGTTGTGACGCGCGAAGAAATAGAACGCAGCGGAGCGCGCGACGTCCAGGAGGCGCTTTCCTCCGTCCCAGGAGTGAACACCCTCGTAAACGCCGCCTCTATGGCGCAGAGCAAGGGAGTTTCGATACGCGGCCTCAACACAGAGGTGCTGTTGCTTGTCGACGGCATTCCATTTATGAACAATAATTTTGGTGTGGGCGAGCAGCTTGGCTCCCCGTTTGACCTGCGTTCCATCTCTCTTACCGACGTAGAACGCATAGAGGTGGCAAAGGGCGCAAGCTCCGCCATCTACGGCTCCAGCGCCGCGGGCGGCGTCATCAACGTCATAACGCGCGGCGGCGCTGAAAAATCATCTGGCCGCGTTCTGGTTGAGGGCGGAAACAAAGACTGGCTTCGCGGCAATGTGCGCGGAGACCTTGTGCTTAGCAATGACCTCAGAGTTTCTATCTCATACACGCGCACCCAGGAGGGCGACGTAAAGATGCGCCTTGCAGACCCAGCGACGGGGCTCTACGATTACGGTACAGACTACAAGGCAAACGATTACTCATTCCGCTTTGCCAAAGGCCCGTGGTCATTTGTCGGAGCAGTTGGGGATTATAAATCTAAATGGGACTATACCAGCACATGGGGTGCTCCCTCTACATCACAGGACAGCCAGAAAAATAAATATCACCGTTTTGCCCTGAACTACGCGGATGGAAAAACGACGGGACGCGTCTACCATAATCAAAACGACAAGGACGTCTATGACAGCTCCGGCGTCACCTATTATACGGACAAGACCCTGGGCGCCACCTTCAACCGTAAAACGGAAATAGGGACATTGCCGTTCGTCTTTGGCCTTGACTGGAAGCGCATAGAGGGCGACTACGCCAATCACGACAACCCGTGGGGCGACGCGGACGCTTACAGCACAAAAAGAGAAGGATGGGCGCCATACATGGAGACCTCCATCCCTATAGGCGAAGCTGCCTTTGACATAGGCCTGCGTTACGAATACTGGAACATCGATAACGGCGCGGACGCCAAAGAATTTTTGCCCCGTGTTTCGCTCAACTGGGCCAACCGCAACGGGCTGCTCTATTATGTCACAGCCGGACGGTACTTCTCCATGCCTAGCTTCTACCAGATGTTTGGCAGCATTCCTTTTTCTCTTGAAAAGAACCCCGACCTGAAACCGGAAAAGGGTTGGACCTACGACATAGGCCTCAAGGACGACGGCGCAAAAAATCCCTGGAACTTTGGGCTCTTTTATATAGATATGAAGGATAAAATCAATTATTCTTCCGATCCCCTCACTTGGATGGGCAAATATGTCAACGTCGACGAATATAGGGGATGGGGCTTCGAAGGAAAATATAAATGGAACTTCCACGAAAGCTGGTCCTACACGCAGGGACTGTCCTACATCCACGCGGAACAGAAATCTGGCGGCGGCGAGTGGGAGCGAGCCGACCAGCCGCGCCTTGACCTATCGGGCGTGCTTGGGTTCAGCAAAGATCCGTGGAAAGCGGAGCTTATGATGCATTATTACGGAGACAGGCGCATCTCCAACACTAATTACAGCGACGAGGATATCTTTATCGTAAACGCCGCCGTCTCATGGAAAGTGGAGCGCACAACGCTGCGTCTTGCCTGCACAAACATTTTTGACAAAGAGTTCTTCCTGAATAATTCAGGGTACATCACGCCGGAAAGAAGAATCGTCCTCTCCGCCTCGTACGAATTCTAA
- a CDS encoding Synerg-CTERM sorting domain-containing protein, whose protein sequence is MNKMFKKWGRSSAIAAALVLITLFYTSAVIGASGAWTPDTSWYDAYKDERGSAENPFLISTPEELAGLAKMVNAPSGTWGVTKLSFQNKHILLTRDLNLEDKEWAPIGWYLSYATKQSWGGTTREYEGFDGTFNGGGHTISGLKIETCENVPVYQTKQTEAAGLFGYLDKAGTIRNLTVKGKVNASKCEGVGGIVGWADGRIENCVSNVEVRATSSKRGYAGGIAGLNGGNQGENIGTEYENPFAVIRNNVVLGSVSSTPSSFSYAGGVVGFSHWYKGKVQNNVVLSPVVEAGMDAGGIFGGFNSLVTEDNVSAAQKILASPSYAKGIVGAFGYGYQNCYWLKENREQPEYGWASETTGLTTEASKLPVAAVIMDTACFKTTKPGETRDIHITSYPLTSDASSLKYTWSVETSKLDIVKGQGTATLTVKAKDAAGADDIFAAVSADVAGLLSHTTTQAGGLTVYTPKFDTTASLQGVLKIAPNAIPVEGITAYGSNTAWKEGETRILGASVRPSDADSSDVKWTLSAVSGAASSEDVIMKNAENGNLSILLRTGHDKDYSYTFTVSTVDDKFSDSITIVGNPVKDVEVSGFIPAGEAVPNFVEALKPVGATSAMIEELAAAMGVDISVFRVNSKGILYLNSEKVNAAVNEAAKKENFKVSVIHPLPLFSVKVSAAGKIAAAGLIVSGDQLMAEKVSDIRIVKTRADGTGDLFTYAEDRDAIGDRRFALQSMNDKLMAPTDAIEAGKSYKLVLYIRDNGTSDLNPADGDIIDPVAIVKAASEQPKEPASGGSGGGCNAAGFGTFMLLALLPFVHRRKK, encoded by the coding sequence ATGAATAAAATGTTTAAAAAATGGGGACGCTCTTCCGCCATTGCGGCGGCGCTTGTTCTGATAACACTCTTTTACACATCCGCTGTGATAGGCGCATCTGGCGCATGGACGCCAGACACGTCATGGTACGACGCCTATAAAGATGAACGAGGAAGCGCCGAGAATCCTTTTCTCATCTCCACGCCGGAAGAACTGGCGGGCCTTGCGAAAATGGTCAACGCTCCATCAGGCACATGGGGAGTTACAAAGCTCAGCTTCCAAAACAAGCATATCCTTTTGACGCGCGATCTGAATCTCGAAGACAAAGAATGGGCTCCTATTGGATGGTATTTAAGCTACGCTACAAAACAGTCATGGGGAGGCACAACCAGGGAATACGAAGGCTTCGACGGGACCTTCAACGGAGGCGGACATACGATCTCTGGACTAAAAATAGAAACCTGCGAAAATGTGCCAGTATATCAAACAAAACAGACCGAAGCGGCTGGCCTTTTTGGCTATCTTGACAAAGCGGGAACGATAAGAAACCTCACCGTCAAAGGCAAGGTAAACGCGTCCAAATGTGAGGGCGTCGGCGGGATAGTCGGCTGGGCTGACGGACGTATCGAGAACTGCGTCTCAAACGTTGAGGTACGCGCCACAAGTTCCAAAAGAGGATACGCCGGCGGCATCGCCGGACTTAACGGCGGCAACCAAGGGGAGAACATCGGCACCGAGTATGAAAACCCATTTGCGGTCATACGCAACAACGTCGTTTTGGGCAGCGTCTCCTCCACCCCATCATCATTTTCCTACGCCGGCGGAGTTGTCGGCTTCTCGCACTGGTACAAAGGAAAGGTCCAGAACAACGTGGTGCTCAGTCCGGTGGTAGAGGCTGGGATGGATGCCGGCGGAATTTTCGGCGGCTTCAACAGCCTGGTGACGGAGGACAACGTCTCCGCCGCTCAGAAGATATTGGCCTCCCCCTCCTATGCAAAAGGCATCGTAGGTGCCTTCGGCTACGGCTATCAGAACTGCTACTGGCTCAAAGAAAATAGAGAGCAGCCCGAATACGGCTGGGCCAGTGAAACGACTGGACTGACGACAGAGGCTTCAAAGCTTCCGGTCGCCGCCGTAATAATGGACACTGCCTGCTTTAAAACGACCAAGCCTGGCGAAACGCGCGACATCCATATCACATCCTACCCTCTCACCTCAGACGCCTCGTCGCTCAAATACACATGGAGCGTGGAGACGTCAAAGCTTGATATAGTTAAGGGACAGGGCACAGCAACACTCACAGTGAAGGCGAAGGACGCCGCAGGCGCAGATGATATATTTGCCGCCGTATCGGCCGATGTCGCCGGTCTGCTGAGCCACACGACAACGCAGGCTGGAGGTCTTACAGTTTACACTCCAAAATTTGATACGACGGCCTCTCTGCAAGGCGTTCTTAAGATTGCGCCAAACGCGATTCCAGTTGAAGGCATAACGGCCTATGGCTCTAACACAGCCTGGAAAGAGGGCGAGACCAGAATTCTGGGAGCATCCGTTAGACCCTCAGACGCCGATTCAAGCGACGTCAAATGGACCCTAAGCGCGGTAAGCGGCGCAGCGTCCTCTGAAGATGTGATCATGAAAAACGCGGAGAACGGAAATCTTTCCATACTCCTGCGCACGGGACATGACAAGGATTACTCCTACACCTTTACAGTCTCTACCGTGGACGACAAATTCTCAGATTCCATCACAATCGTTGGAAACCCCGTAAAAGATGTTGAAGTTTCCGGGTTCATTCCGGCAGGAGAGGCTGTTCCAAATTTTGTAGAGGCTCTGAAACCGGTAGGCGCAACCAGTGCGATGATCGAAGAGCTTGCCGCCGCAATGGGAGTGGATATCTCCGTCTTCCGCGTTAATTCAAAAGGAATTCTCTACCTCAACAGTGAAAAGGTGAATGCCGCAGTAAACGAAGCGGCTAAAAAAGAAAATTTCAAGGTCTCAGTCATTCATCCTCTCCCCCTCTTCTCCGTTAAGGTAAGCGCTGCCGGCAAAATAGCGGCGGCCGGATTAATAGTCAGCGGTGACCAGTTGATGGCGGAGAAGGTCTCCGATATCAGGATAGTTAAAACAAGAGCAGACGGAACAGGAGATCTCTTCACCTATGCCGAGGACCGCGACGCCATCGGCGACAGGCGCTTCGCGCTGCAATCCATGAACGACAAGCTCATGGCTCCGACAGACGCGATAGAGGCTGGCAAATCATACAAACTTGTCCTCTACATCAGGGATAACGGAACAAGCGATCTAAACCCTGCTGACGGCGACATAATTGACCCTGTCGCCATTGTAAAGGCGGCAAGCGAACAACCCAAAGAGCCTGCGTCAGGCGGAAGCGGCGGGGGATGCAACGCTGCTGGGTTCGGAACTTTCATGCTCCTTGCCTTGCTGCCATTTGTTCACCGCAGAAAAAAATAG